DNA from Streptosporangiales bacterium:
CTGCTCCAGCAATGCCGCGATCCGCCGGCAGGCGTCCAGCAGCTCTGCGAAGGTAAACTCACGCCCGGAGTCCGCGTCCACGACCCACGCCTGATCCGGCCGTTCGGCGGCGCGCCGCTCGACCACCGAGGCCAGGGTCTCGTAGTCAGGAAGCAATCCCTCAGCCACCGTGGTCACGGCTCACAGTCCCTTTGCAGCTAGACGCTCCAGCCACTGACCCGCCTGTTCGCGGCGGATCGAGGCGACCGCGTCGGTGCCGAAGAAGGTGGCCGGGTCGACAGCGTCGATCGGGTACGTCGGCCGGTCGAACGCGTCGCGGTAGGCGAACGGTGCCGTGGCGTCGATGCACACCCCTCCGGGGAAGCGGATGTTCGACGCGGTCCAGTCTGCCGCGCCGGCAGAGGCTCTGTCACCGGGCTGGAAGGTCTGCCCGACTCCGCCTATCGCGACGCGGTGGACGTCGGTGGCCGGATTGACCCGCGTGGTCGCCGCCCAGACCACGTCATTGAGGTCGTAAATGTCGATGTCGTCGTCGACGGTGATGGCGACCCGCATTCCGCGCGAGGCCGCAAGGATGGTGTCCATGATGTTGATCTGAGCGCCCTCGTCGCGCTGGCGGCGCTTCTTCACCTGGAAGACCGCGCCGCCCCACTCGGTCATGGCCCAAGGAACGTGCACGTCGGTGACCAGCCCCGGCTCGATCCGGTCGGCGAGCTCGAGGAGTGCAGCCTCGCGCGGGATGACGCAGGCGTTGTGCACCTCCTGCATGTGCACACCCAGCGCGTGGTAGATCGGCCGGTCAGCGCGGCGGGTGATGGCTGTGGCCGTGAACTTGTAGGTCCGGTAGGCCTTGCCCATGTATCCGGCCCATTCCGGGTGGAAAGGGTGCTGGCCCTGCGCGTTGTCCTCCTCCGCCAGCGGGCTCTCCCACACCTTTTCCTCAGTGTCGAGGTAGCCCTCGATGACGATCTCCGACTCGGCTATCGCCAGCGCATCCACAGTCTTGGCCCTGACCACGTCAACCGGGAAACCCTGGAACGCTCCGGCAACGCCCAGCTCATCGGAGCCCTTGGGCAGCAGCAGATAGTCGAAGGCAGAGCTGGCGGTGATCGTGACCGCCGGCGGCACCCCGATGTTGATGGTCATAGGGACGCGTTCCTTGCGGTAGAACTCCGTCGCGATCATGTCGCCATGCGAACCGGGTGAGATCTGGAAGGAGGAGAAGTCCTTGCCGCGGAAGTTCATCCGGTTGAAGGCGATGTGACTGCCACCCCAAAAGTGCCGGCCGGTCACGCATGTGATGCCACCGCCCAGCGTCCGGCCCGGGTCCTCGAAGGTGTGCGAGACCATCGGGACTTCACGCCACACGTCGACATCATCGGTGATGACGACCTCCTGAACCGGTGCGCTCTCGACCAGCCGCGGTGCTACCGGCTGCGTCAGCGCCCGCTGGAAGCGCCGCTTGAGCTCGCGGGGGGAGTCGCACGGGAACAACTTGGTGAGAATGTCCTCGCGGGCGATGACGTTGGTGACGATCCGGTGGTCCGGATAGCCCTTAACGTCGTTGAACAGCAGCCCCGGTCCACCGTCGAAGTGCTTCTGGAGCGCGATCACCCCGACGTTAGGGTCCACGGCTTGGGCCGACTCCAGCAGCTGGCCCTTGCTGCGCAGGAAGTCGATGGTCTCGCGCAGGCTTCGGGCCGGTTCGCGGGTCTGGGACACGTGCTCAACTCTCTTCGTTGGTGGTGGTGACGGTGCTCAGGTCGTGGCGCCGAGGTAGGCAGCTCTTATCGCAGGGTCCTCGGCGATCTCGCTGGCGGCCCCGTGCGCGACGACGGAGCCGGTCTGCATGACATAGGCCCGGTCAGCCACGCTGAGCGCGAGCGCCGCGCTCTGCTCAACCAGCAGGATCGAGAGCTCAGCGGACTCCGCAAGCTCCTTGATCACTTCGTAGATGCGGCTGGTGACAATCGGGGCAAGACCGAAGGACGGCTCATCGAGGACGAGCAATGCCGGCTCCTGTAGCAACGCGCGACCGACCGAGACCATCTGCTGCTGGCCTCCGCTCAAGGTGCCCGCCAACTGGCCGCGCCGCTCGGCCAGGATCGGAAACATTTCGTAGGTGCGAGCCAGAAGCTCATGGCGACGGGCCGGTGGCACGCTGCGCCGGCGGTGGAAGAACGCGACTCTGAGATTCTCCTCCACCGAGAGCCTCGGGAACAGCCGCCGACCCTCGGGCACCAGTGCGATGCCCCGGCCTGGGCGCTGATCGGCCCGGATGGTGCGCAGGTCGACCCCGTCGTGGTGCATGGTGCCGGAGAAGACGTCGGTGAAGCCACACAAGGACTGGACCAGCGTGGTCTTGCCTGCGCCGTTGGCACCCAGCACGCAGACCGTCTCGCCTCTTCCCACCTCGAGGGACACCTCGCGCAGAATCTGGATTGAACCGTACCCCGCGACCAAGCCCCGCACCTGGAGGCCCCGGCTCACGAGGCCACCCCCGTCCCGAGATACGCCGTGATCACAGCAGCGTCGTTGATGACCTCCGCCGGCGTACCGGTGGCCAACATCCGGCCCGCGTCCACCACCACGGTGTGGTCACAAACGCGTTGGACCAGCCGCATGTCGTGCTCAACCAGCAACAGGGCGATGCCGTGGTCGTCGCGCAGCGACTCCAGGCAGTCGGCGAACTCGTCGATCTCCGGGTCGGTGAGGCCTGCGGCCGGCTCGTCAAGAAGCAGTACACGCGGTTCGGAGACCAGAGCTCGCGCGACGTCGAGCATCCGAAGCTGACCGGCCGACAGCGACTTGGGCGTGCTGTGTGCCAGGTGCGCCATGCCGACCATGTCCAGCGCGGCCAGGCACTGCGCGGCCACCCGGCGCTCCTCGGCTCGGGTGGCGCCGGGCACGAGCGCCCGGGCGAAGCCGGATCGCGTGGTCCGGAACGTGCCAAGAGCGACGTTCTCGATCACGCTCAACGCTGGCGCGAGGTCAACGAACTGGAAGGTGCGCGACATGCCGAGATAGGCCCTCCGCCGCGCGTCCAGCGAGGACACGTCCGCGCCGTCCAGTGTGATGCGCCCCTGGCTCAGCTTCTGAAGGCCGCTGATGGCATTGAGCATCGTGCTCTTGCCGGCGCCGTTGGGACCGATCAGACCCGTGATGCGCCCCGACCGGACCTCAAGGGAGACCTCGTCGACCGCGCGCAGACCCCCGAACCGGACGGTGACCCCAGAGACCTCGAGCACGCTGGAGGCGACCCGCCGGACCGGGAGCCTTACGGCGGCCGGGGCCGCTCCCGCTCCCGTCGACAGGCTGCGCGCGGCGAGGGCACCCTGCGCGCGCTTGAGCAGTTGGACCAGTCCGCCGGCTAGGCCAGAGCGCAGCCAGAGAAGCACCACCACGAGGATCACGCCCTGCGTGAGGACCTGGTAGTCGCGCAGCGGCGCAGCCACCTCGGGCAGCCCACGGATGAACAGGGCGCCGACCGCAGGTCCCCAGCCGGTACCGAGCCCGCCCGCAACGTTCATCACCAGAAACTGCACGCTCTGGTTGAGTCCGGCAACCTCGGGCGAGACGTACTGCTGGTAGACCGCGAAGAAGGAGCCAGCGACGCCGGCGATGGCGGCGCTGAGCGTGAACGCGCGCAGCCGTACGCCGAAGACAGGCACACCGAAGACTCGGGCCGCCGTCGGCATCTCCCGGGTTGCCGTGAGCGCGCGGCCCATCCGCGTCCTGCCGAACGAGGTCGCCGACCAGATCAGCAGGGCCAGGACGACGGCTACGACAAGATAGAGGTTGGCGTCGGTGCTGGGCGTCTGGCCGACCAGGTTCCGATTGACCCCGGCCAGTCCCGCCGCACCGCCCAAGCTGGTGTTGCCTCGCAGCACCGAGGCCAGGATAAACACCGCACCCAACGTGGCGACGCTGAAGTAGTAGCCGCCCACCCGGAGAAAGACCGCGCCGAGCAGCAGCCCCAGGACGGCAGCTACCGCGGCGCCGGCGGCCACCAGCACCAGCGCCGGTGTGGTGAACGAGTGCTGGGAGATAACCGCGGCCGTGTAGGCGCCCGCACCGAAGTAGACCCCGTGGCCGAGGCTGAGCAAACCCGCCCGACCGAATGCGAAGTCGACGCCGATCGCGGCCATCGCGTAGCAGGCGATGGCGATGCCAAGGCCGAGGATGTAAGGCGACCCGTTGATCAGCGGCCAGGCGAGCAACAAGGCGCCCGGCACGAGCACCGTGAGCCGTCGGACCAGGTGCGCGGCAGACGCGCGCGAGGTGGGGTTCACGGTGTCCATCTCCTTCTCAACTCTCCGCCGCGAAGGCACGCAGGAACCGGATCCGCGGCGCACACAGCACCACCATGACGAGGAGCGAGAACGTCACGACGTCGACGTAGGTCGTGGTGATCAGGTAGGCGCCGTACGCCTCGACCTCGGCGAGCAGCAGCCCGACCAGCGCCGCGGCGAGGATCGACTGCCCGCCGACCAGGGCCATCACGACGAACCCGCGCAGCGCGAGCCCCAGCCCCTGGGTGAAGTCGGCGAACAGCAGCGGCACCGCGAGTGCCCCGGTGGTGGCGGCGATGAGGCCGGCAACCCCTGCGCTCATCACCTTCATCCGCAGCACTGGCACGCCAACCATCTGGGCGGCTTCGGCGTCCTGGGACATCGCAGAGATGGCCTTGCCAGTCGCGCTGCGCTCGAAGAACAGCCAGGTGAGGGCGACCAGCCCGACCACGACCGCGACGAGCACAAACAGCTGCAGGTCGACCTTAGTGCCACCTATCGTGGTGCTGCCCGAGATGATCGGGGCGCCGGTGCGAGGATTGGCGCCGAACACGACGTACGCCCCCCCTGCCAGAATTAGCGCGAATCCTACGGTCGCGAGCAAGCGGATGGGTGGTGAGGCTTTGACGAGTGGCCGCAGCACCACACGTTCCTCGGCGACGCCGAGGGTCGTCCCCACGGCTGCAGCGAGCGACACCGCGAGGAGCACGGGCCAGCCGGTCCCAGTTGCACCCGCATAGAGAAGCGCACCCACGATGTAGAGGTCACCCTGTGCGAGGTTGACCGTGCCGGTCGCCCGGAAGATCAGCACAAGCCCCACGGCGATCGAACCATAGAGCACGCCCGACGGGATGGCCCCGATTGCCAGATTCAGCGCTTGACTCAGGTCCATGGCGGTCCCTTCCGGTTGATGGGTCTGGATCCAGCAGTCTCAGCCGACAGGGTCCCAGCCGGTGCCGTTCCACTTGACGATCTCAACCTGGTCCGGGTCGGTCCCACCCACGT
Protein-coding regions in this window:
- a CDS encoding UbiD family decarboxylase → MSQTREPARSLRETIDFLRSKGQLLESAQAVDPNVGVIALQKHFDGGPGLLFNDVKGYPDHRIVTNVIAREDILTKLFPCDSPRELKRRFQRALTQPVAPRLVESAPVQEVVITDDVDVWREVPMVSHTFEDPGRTLGGGITCVTGRHFWGGSHIAFNRMNFRGKDFSSFQISPGSHGDMIATEFYRKERVPMTINIGVPPAVTITASSAFDYLLLPKGSDELGVAGAFQGFPVDVVRAKTVDALAIAESEIVIEGYLDTEEKVWESPLAEEDNAQGQHPFHPEWAGYMGKAYRTYKFTATAITRRADRPIYHALGVHMQEVHNACVIPREAALLELADRIEPGLVTDVHVPWAMTEWGGAVFQVKKRRQRDEGAQINIMDTILAASRGMRVAITVDDDIDIYDLNDVVWAATTRVNPATDVHRVAIGGVGQTFQPGDRASAGAADWTASNIRFPGGVCIDATAPFAYRDAFDRPTYPIDAVDPATFFGTDAVASIRREQAGQWLERLAAKGL
- a CDS encoding ATP-binding cassette domain-containing protein, whose amino-acid sequence is MDTVNPTSRASAAHLVRRLTVLVPGALLLAWPLINGSPYILGLGIAIACYAMAAIGVDFAFGRAGLLSLGHGVYFGAGAYTAAVISQHSFTTPALVLVAAGAAVAAVLGLLLGAVFLRVGGYYFSVATLGAVFILASVLRGNTSLGGAAGLAGVNRNLVGQTPSTDANLYLVVAVVLALLIWSATSFGRTRMGRALTATREMPTAARVFGVPVFGVRLRAFTLSAAIAGVAGSFFAVYQQYVSPEVAGLNQSVQFLVMNVAGGLGTGWGPAVGALFIRGLPEVAAPLRDYQVLTQGVILVVVLLWLRSGLAGGLVQLLKRAQGALAARSLSTGAGAAPAAVRLPVRRVASSVLEVSGVTVRFGGLRAVDEVSLEVRSGRITGLIGPNGAGKSTMLNAISGLQKLSQGRITLDGADVSSLDARRRAYLGMSRTFQFVDLAPALSVIENVALGTFRTTRSGFARALVPGATRAEERRVAAQCLAALDMVGMAHLAHSTPKSLSAGQLRMLDVARALVSEPRVLLLDEPAAGLTDPEIDEFADCLESLRDDHGIALLLVEHDMRLVQRVCDHTVVVDAGRMLATGTPAEVINDAAVITAYLGTGVAS
- a CDS encoding ATP-binding cassette domain-containing protein: MSRGLQVRGLVAGYGSIQILREVSLEVGRGETVCVLGANGAGKTTLVQSLCGFTDVFSGTMHHDGVDLRTIRADQRPGRGIALVPEGRRLFPRLSVEENLRVAFFHRRRSVPPARRHELLARTYEMFPILAERRGQLAGTLSGGQQQMVSVGRALLQEPALLVLDEPSFGLAPIVTSRIYEVIKELAESAELSILLVEQSAALALSVADRAYVMQTGSVVAHGAASEIAEDPAIRAAYLGATT